One genomic segment of Sminthopsis crassicaudata isolate SCR6 chromosome 2, ASM4859323v1, whole genome shotgun sequence includes these proteins:
- the NEIL1 gene encoding LOW QUALITY PROTEIN: endonuclease 8-like 1 (The sequence of the model RefSeq protein was modified relative to this genomic sequence to represent the inferred CDS: inserted 1 base in 1 codon) — protein sequence MLLGQAPSSILTLWWLESTWSTAESRMPEGPELHLASCYVNSACKDLVFAGRVEKSEVSKNPEVPFESSAYRITATSRGKEVRLTLSPLPGAHPPQPPLDLVFRFGMSGSFQVVPADALPKHAHLRFYTASPXPRRALCFVDIRRFGHWEVQGTWQPGRGPCVLLEYEKFRENVLQNLADKTFDKPICEALLDQKFFNGIGNYLRAEILYRLKIPPFEKARTVLEALKCRRPDPELTLSKKVKAKLENPDLLELCHSVPMEVIQLGGKGYGPEREEDDFSAFRAWLRCYSVSGMSCLPDRHGRTIWFQGDPGPLAPKGGKSRKKRVKEKFIPEVTDSEDPTSLPKKGPTRSRKPDKKSQKGSVDPGTKGHRASTRRPKTQPRLKRRKSTPTSPGNDPGVLGGKQQLVARVRKGRTRKGIANSKPRLSPSSSPPPSPSGHPELGLSPS from the exons ATGCTTCTGGGTCAAGCCCCATCCTCTATTTTAACTCTTTGGTGGCTGGAGTCTACGTGGAGCACAGCTGAGAGCAG GATGCCCGAGGGCCCAGAGCTCCACTTGGCCAGCTGCTACGTGAACAGCGCATGCAAGGACCTGGTGTTCGCGGGCCGCGTGGAGAAGTCCGAAGTCAGTAAAAACCCCGAGGTGCCCTTCGAGAGCAGCGCCTACCGCATCACAGCCACCTCCCGGGGCAAGGAGGTCCGGCTGACGCTGAGCCCGCTGCCGGGGGCCCACCCCCCGCAACCCCCCCTGGACCTGGTGTTCCGCTTCGGCATGTCCGGCTCCTTTCAGGTGGTCCCAGCCGACGCCCTGCCCAAGCACGCCCACCTGCGTTTCTACACCGCCTCTC GCCCCCGCCGGGCCCTCTGCTTTGTGGACATCCGCCGCTTTGGCCACTGGGAGGTCCAGGGCACGTGGCAGCCTGGGCGTGGCCCCTGCGTTCTCCTGGAGTATGAGAAGTTCAG GGAGAACGTCCTCCAGAACTTGGCTGACAAGACGTTCGACAAGCCCATTTGTGAAGCTCTCCTGGACCAGAAGTTCTTCAACGGCATTGGCAACTACCTTCGGGCAGAGATTCTTTACCG GCTGAAGATCCCTCCCTTTGAGAAGGCCCGAACTGTCCTGGAGGCACTGAAGTGTCGGAGGCCG GACCCAGAACTGACCTTGAGCAAGAAGGTCAAAGCAAAGCTAGAGAACCCGGACTTGCTGGAGTTGTGCCACTCGGTCCCCATGGAGGTGATCCAGCTCG GGGGTAAGGGTTACGGACCTGAGAGGGAGGAAGATGACTTTTCAGCTTTCCGTGCATGGCTGCGCTGCTACTCTGTGTCCGGCATGAGCTGCCTCCCGGACAGGCACGGCAGGACCATCTGGTTCCAG GGAGATCCTGGACCTCTGGCCCCCAAAG GAGGGAAATCCCGTAAGAAGCGTGTGAAGGAAAAATTCATCCCTGAAGTTACTGATTCAGAG GACCCTACATCTCTGCCAAAGAAAGGCCCCACCAGATCAAGGAAACCAGACAAGAAGTCTCAGAAGGGGTCTGTTGATCCGGGAACCAAGGGACATAGGGCTTCAACTAGACGCCCCAAAACCCAGCCCCGACTAAAGCGTCGGAAGTCTACTCCAACATCCCCAGGAAATGATCCAGGAGTTCTGGGAGGAAAACAGCAGTTGGTGGCCCGAGTACGAAAAG GCAGAACCAGGAAGGGGATAGCTAATTCCAAGCCCAGGCTCTCTCCATCTTCCTCCCCGCCTCCGTCACCCAGTGGCCATCCTGAACTTGGCCTATCTCCTTCTTGA
- the COMMD4 gene encoding COMM domain-containing protein 4 produces the protein MRFRFCGDLDCPDWVLAEISTLAKISSVKLKLICSQVLKDLLGQGIDFEKILKLTADAKFESGDVKATVAVLSFILSSAAKHNVDSESLSSELQQLGLPKEHASGLCRSYEEKQGSLQESLKASSLRLSRLDSVGWRVDYTVSSSQLRQVHEPEVHLRLDVRRDPVGLAEPIAMTLSVKKFQVLLSELKQAQALMGSLS, from the exons ATG aGGTTCCGGTTCTGTGGCGACCTGGACTGTCCGGATTGGGTCCTGGCAGAGATCAGCACTTTGGCCAAGATT TCTTCTGTCAAGTTGAAGCTGATCTGCAGCCAGGTTCTGAAAGACTTGCTGGGACAGGGGATCGAT TTCGAGAAAATCCTGAAACTTACAGCTGACGCTAAGTTTG AATCTGGAGATGTCAAGGCCACCGTCGCGGTGCTCAGCTTCATCCTGTCCAGCGCAGCCAAACACAACGTGGACAGTGAGTCCCTTTCCAGTGAGCTGCAGCAGCTGGGGCTCCCCAAAG AACATGCCTCTGGATTGTGTCGTTCCTATGAAGAGAAGCAGGGGTCCCTCCAGGAGAGCTTGAAGGCCAGCAGCCTGAGGT TGAGCAGACTGGATAGTGTTGGCTGGCGTGTGGACTACACAGTTAGCTCCAGCCAGCTCCGCCAAGTTCATGAGCCTGAGGTGCACCTGAGGCTGGATGTGCGGCGTGACCCAGTGGGTCTAGCGGAGCCCATCGCCATGACGCTGTCCGTGAAAAAGTTCCAAGTTCTGTTGTCAG AACTCAAACAAGCACAAGCCTTGATGGGTTCCCTGAGCTGA